A region from the Variovorax paradoxus genome encodes:
- a CDS encoding short chain dehydrogenase: MKILVVGATGAVGSAVADVLVERGHEVVRAGRTRGDRQVDITSDASVEALYAAVGRVDAIVSAAGGLFFGPIAEMRPADFNIGLQDKLLGQVRLALLGQHVLADGGSITLTTGVAADDPVRGGGNAAAVNAAVEGFVKGAAIELSRGLRINAVSPTLLTESLAAYGALFPGVETVPAARVALAYVRSVEGPLTGRVFRVWQ; this comes from the coding sequence ATGAAGATTCTTGTCGTGGGCGCTACGGGTGCCGTAGGCAGTGCGGTGGCCGACGTGCTGGTCGAACGCGGGCACGAGGTGGTGCGCGCGGGCCGCACGCGCGGCGACCGGCAGGTCGACATCACGAGCGATGCGAGCGTCGAGGCGCTGTATGCGGCGGTGGGGCGCGTCGATGCGATCGTCTCGGCGGCCGGAGGGCTGTTCTTCGGGCCGATCGCCGAAATGCGGCCGGCCGACTTCAACATCGGCCTGCAGGACAAGCTGCTGGGCCAGGTGCGGCTCGCGCTGCTGGGCCAGCATGTGCTGGCCGATGGCGGCTCGATCACGCTGACCACGGGCGTCGCCGCCGACGACCCCGTTCGCGGGGGAGGCAATGCGGCTGCCGTGAATGCAGCCGTGGAGGGTTTCGTGAAAGGCGCAGCGATCGAGCTGTCGCGCGGCCTGCGCATCAATGCGGTGAGTCCGACGTTGCTGACCGAATCGTTGGCCGCGTATGGCGCGCTCTTTCCGGGCGTCGAAACCGTACCGGCCGCGCGTGTGGCGCTGGCCTATGTGCGCAGCGTCGAAGGCCCGCTGACGGGGCGCGTCTTTCGCGTGTGGCAATGA
- the guaD gene encoding guanine deaminase, producing MKKAYRASLLRFDDAGLPVFDEDGLLVVAPDSAGRQRVLDAGSHAAVSPRHPDAQVTHLPGRILAPGFVDMHIHFPQTDIIGSPSPGLLPWLENYTFPAEARFADPAHSNEVADVFFDELLRNGVTTALAFATSHVASVDAFFEGAQRRGLRMISGKVLQDRHSPDGVRDQTEQSLIDSEALIRKWHNTGRLGYAITPRFAPASTDAQMRGAGELAAKYGDTWIQSHVAENRDEVAWVRELYPQARSYLDVYAGFGLMRERAVYAHCIYLDDTDRALLRDTKTAAAVSPTSNLFLGSGFFDFGAADRVGYPYGLASDVGGGTSFSPFHTMMAAYYVGREGQTKAGLSIAPSELWWRHTGGAARALGLGGVIGNLQPGCEADFLVLNPQATPLLARKAARANSLEELLFAMIVLGDDRLVERTVISQAG from the coding sequence ATGAAAAAAGCCTACCGCGCCTCCCTCCTGCGATTCGACGACGCCGGCCTGCCCGTTTTCGATGAAGACGGGCTGCTGGTCGTCGCGCCCGACAGCGCCGGCCGCCAGCGCGTGCTCGACGCCGGCAGCCATGCCGCCGTGTCACCGCGCCATCCCGATGCCCAGGTGACGCACCTGCCGGGCCGCATCCTCGCACCCGGCTTCGTGGACATGCACATCCATTTTCCGCAGACCGACATCATCGGCTCGCCCTCGCCGGGCCTGCTGCCCTGGCTCGAGAACTACACCTTTCCGGCGGAAGCGAGGTTCGCCGACCCGGCGCATTCGAACGAAGTGGCCGATGTGTTCTTCGATGAGCTGCTGCGCAACGGCGTCACCACCGCGCTGGCCTTCGCGACCTCGCACGTGGCCTCGGTCGATGCCTTCTTCGAGGGCGCCCAGCGCCGCGGCCTGCGCATGATCAGCGGCAAGGTGCTGCAGGACCGGCATTCGCCCGACGGCGTGCGCGACCAGACCGAGCAGAGCCTCATCGACTCCGAGGCGCTGATCCGCAAGTGGCACAACACCGGCCGCCTGGGCTATGCCATCACGCCGCGCTTTGCGCCCGCGAGCACCGACGCCCAGATGCGCGGCGCGGGCGAACTGGCCGCGAAATACGGCGACACCTGGATCCAGTCGCACGTGGCCGAGAACCGCGACGAGGTGGCGTGGGTGCGCGAGCTCTATCCGCAGGCGCGTTCGTACCTCGACGTGTACGCTGGCTTCGGGCTGATGCGCGAACGCGCCGTGTACGCGCATTGCATCTACCTGGACGACACAGACCGCGCGCTGCTGCGCGACACGAAGACGGCCGCCGCCGTGAGCCCGACCAGCAACCTGTTCCTGGGCAGCGGCTTCTTCGATTTCGGCGCGGCCGACCGCGTGGGCTACCCGTACGGGCTGGCCAGCGACGTGGGAGGCGGCACCAGCTTCAGCCCCTTCCATACGATGATGGCGGCCTACTACGTGGGCCGCGAGGGCCAGACCAAGGCCGGCCTGAGCATCGCGCCCTCCGAACTCTGGTGGCGCCACACCGGTGGCGCGGCGCGCGCGCTGGGGCTGGGTGGCGTGATCGGCAATCTGCAGCCCGGCTGCGAGGCCGACTTCCTGGTGCTCAACCCCCAGGCCACGCCCCTGCTGGCGCGCAAGGCCGCGCGCGCGAACAGCCTCGAGGAGCTGCTGTTCGCGATGATCGTGCTCGGCGACGACCGCCTGGTCGAGCGCACGGTGATCTCGCAGGCGGGATAG